The following are from one region of the Anomaloglossus baeobatrachus isolate aAnoBae1 chromosome 1, aAnoBae1.hap1, whole genome shotgun sequence genome:
- the LOC142290147 gene encoding uncharacterized protein LOC142290147 gives MPSCMVKGCLSGGRHHEAGVSLHVFPRSKEMIKRWLEQTKQNFGDLDAFAEKVLEGKISDKYRMCSKHFSPGCYSVAEGWRKALRKDAIPTIFDIIPSPALTELQKRPIKRQRLEDTVTPMLMTVYENPGPSSGFCYHCGQTILTTTTMRSIGVLTDFYIGRKDCYTQTDPKIRCRNVSTETKFKKYHKKVQCRLQVKPPYVDSSPSPLENSVDEESPVLQYVVPSDDFQTQISDAKSQQTNDRKPEHIDVGVSPSPNVFQFKSETPLSMDIDSIRFRQKHEIDSTFHPSKDSSEEMHNSDADLRDGSLASDSPSRCDPVKERKFMVFESCLDALIYKVPCQYQGRCLKPISKIEKKNIGSFISVYVTCVDKHCYCLWESQPIIGQMPVGNLLLSSAVLCSGSSFMKTQHLFSLLGLLNISKVAYLKNQVQYVFPSINQQWEEEQRRNFKMLATNPVCLAGDSKCYLPGDGTKYCVYTMMDAQSKKMIGFHIEQVKTAMPSYALEKLACKKVLRNLLNQKLQVKMVCTARRVGIRNMIKREFSTIIHQIDAWHLAKSVGTKIAQASRKKDCSALVSWVNPIKSHLWWCARTCDEKPEALVQKWNSLLHHVVNTHSWRTRNGCEHCRHDHIPQDVCRRRKWLCKSSTAHNALKTIVLNQKLQRDLRRVSHFCNSAELEIYHGATSKYRPKREPFLEDFVARTQLAILDHNNNVDHIQAMARRATDTRDPVFTPGFHNVANTARKHWFQRALYEASNHEFLFSIMRDVLEFTSGSRHKVIPVMVRT, from the coding sequence ATGCCATCCTGCATGGTGAAGGGATGTCTTTCTGGTGGGCGACATCATGAAGCAGGGGTTAGCCTACATGTGTTTCCCAGGAGCAAAGAGATGATCAAGCGTTGGCTGGAGCAAACCAAACAGAATTTTGGTGATCTAGATGCGTTTGCCGAGAAAGTACTTGAAGGGAAAATATCAGACAAATATCGAATGTGCTCAAAACATTTCTCTCCGGGTTGCTATAGCGTAGCTGAAGGCTGGCGAAAAGCTTTAAGAAAAGATGCCATCCCCACCATCTTTGATATCATCCCATCCCCGGCACTCACTGAGTTACAGAAGCGACCAATCAAGAGACAAAGACTGGAAGACACAGTTACTCCAATGTTGATGACTGTTTATGAAAATCCTGGTCCTTCTTCTGGATTTTGTTATCATTGTGGGCAAACGATCCTTACAACTACCACAATGAGATCTATTGGTGTGTTAACTGATTTCTACATAGGAAGGAAGGATTGCTATACCCAGACAGACCCCAAAATACGCTGCAGAAATGTATCTACAGAAACAAAGTTTAAAAAGTATCACAAGAAAGTACAATGTAGGCTACAAGTGAAACCCCCGTATGTTGATTCTTCACCGAGTCCTCTTGAAAACTCTGTAGATGAAGAATCTCCTGTGTTACAATATGTTGTCCCATCTGACGATTTTCAAACCCAAATCTCAGATGCCAAAAGTCAACAAACGAATGACCGCAAACCTGAACACATAGATGTGGGAGTTTCTCCCTCCCCAAATGTCTTCCAGTTTAAATCTGAAACCCCATTATCGATGGATATTGATTCTATTCGTTTTCGTCAAAAACATGAAATTGACTCCACCTTCCATCCCTCAAAAGACTCTTCTGAAGAAATGCATAACAGTGATGCAGATTTGCGTGATGGGAGTCTTGCATCTGACAGTCCGAGCCGCTGCGATCCCGTAAAGGAACGTAAATTCATGGTATTTGAAAGCTGTCTTGATGCCCTGATCTACAAAGTACCTTGTCAGTATCAAGGGCGGTGTTTGAAACCAATAagcaaaattgagaaaaaaaatattgGGTCTTTTATAAGCGTGTATGTAACGTGTGTAGACAAACACTGCTATTGTCTTTGGGAAAGCCAACCCATAATTGGGCAGATGCCAGTAGGAAATCTCCTTCTGTCTTCTGCAGTATTGTGCAGTGGGTCATCTTTTATGAAGACACAGCACTTATTCAGTTTGTTGGGacttttaaacatcagtaaagtcGCATACCTTAAGAACCAGGTACAATATGTGTTTCCTTCCATAAATCAACAGTGGGAAGAAGAGCAGAGAAGAAACTTCAAAATGCTGGCCACAAATCCTGTGTGTTTGGCTGGTGACAGCAAATGTTATCTCCCTGGTGATGGCACTAAATACTGCGTCTACACCATGATGGATGCACAATCTAAAAAGATGATTGGCTTTCATATTGAACAAGTAAAGACTGCAATGCCATCTTACGCTTTGGAAAAACTAGCTTGCAAAAAGGTTCTCCGGAACCTGCTCAATCAAAAACTGCAAGTGAAGATGGTATGCACAGCCCGTCGTGTAGGCATCAGGAACATGATAAAACGGGAATTTTCAACTATTATTCATCAAATTGACGCTTGGCATTTGGCCAAGTCAGTGGGTACCAAAATAGCACAAGCAAGTCGGAAAAAGGATTGTTCAGCGTTGGTATCGTGGGTGAACCCCATCAAGTCACACCTTTGGTGGTGCGCCAGAACCTGCGATGAGAAACCAGAAGCCCTAGTGCAGAAATGGAATTCCCTATTGCATCACGTAGTGAACACACATTCATGGCGCACAAGGAATGGATGTGAGCATTGCCGGCATGATCACATCCCACAGGATGTCTGTCGGCGGAGAAAATGGCTCTGTAAGAGCAGCACAGCGCACAACGCCCTTAAGACAATAGTTCTCAATCAAAAGCTTCAGCGAGACCTCAGACGTGTGTCTCATTTCTGCAATAGTGCTGAACTTGAGATTTATCATGGGGCTACTTCAAAATACCGACCCAAAAGAGAACCTTTTCTTGAAGACTTTGTGGCAAGAACCCAGTTAGCAATATTGGATCACAACAACAATGTTGACCATATACAGGCAATGGCGAGACGTGCGACAGACACACGTGATCCTGTGTTTACTCCAGGCTTTCATAATGTAGCCAATACTGCGCGCAAACACTGGTTTCAGAGAGCTCTGTATGAGGCGAGCAACCATGAATTTCTATTTTCGATTATGAGAGACGTCCTAGAGTTTACAAGTGGAAGTCGGCACAAAGTCATCCCAGTAATGGTCAGAACTTAG